A window of Pedobacter lusitanus contains these coding sequences:
- the rpmG gene encoding 50S ribosomal protein L33: MAKKGNRVQVILECTEHKTSGMPGMSRYISTKNRKNTTERLELKKFNPVLKKVTVHKEIK; this comes from the coding sequence ATGGCAAAAAAAGGTAACAGAGTACAAGTTATTCTAGAATGTACAGAGCATAAAACTAGCGGCATGCCTGGTATGTCTAGATATATCTCTACAAAAAACCGTAAAAATACTACAGAGAGATTAGAATTGAAAAAATTCAATCCGGTATTGAAGAAAGTAACTGTACATAAAGAAATTAAGTAA
- a CDS encoding DUF4295 domain-containing protein — protein MAKKVVATLKTGKGKEYSKVITMTKSPKSGAYSFKEVIVHNDHVKDAIAGQGK, from the coding sequence ATGGCAAAAAAGGTAGTTGCAACCCTTAAAACGGGTAAAGGTAAAGAATATTCAAAAGTTATCACGATGACTAAATCACCAAAATCTGGTGCTTATTCTTTCAAAGAAGTTATCGTTCATAACGATCACGTTAAAGATGCTATTGCTGGACAAGGCAAGTAA
- a CDS encoding response regulator transcription factor, translating to MIKRIHVLEDDSDIRYIIEYLLKDEGYELQLSSSVSELKSKLRDSLPDLFIIDVMLPDGNGIEICDDLKNDMFTKHIPVIVMSANPRSKQMSTQACADDYISKPFDLDDVVKRINNLLVKKTA from the coding sequence ATGATCAAAAGGATACACGTACTTGAAGATGACAGTGATATCAGGTATATCATTGAATATTTATTGAAGGATGAAGGTTATGAATTACAACTTTCTTCGTCAGTTAGTGAACTTAAAAGTAAACTAAGAGACTCCTTACCTGATCTGTTTATTATCGATGTAATGTTACCTGACGGAAATGGTATTGAAATTTGCGATGACCTTAAAAATGATATGTTCACCAAACATATTCCGGTTATTGTGATGTCTGCCAATCCAAGAAGTAAACAAATGAGTACGCAGGCTTGTGCTGATGACTATATCAGCAAACCATTTGATCTGGACGATGTAGTGAAAAGAATCAATAATCTGCTGGTTAAAAAAACAGCCTAG
- the hxlB gene encoding 6-phospho-3-hexuloisomerase, whose product MSSPDINQQAISLKTNLELILQENQKLAAQIDFVQLAAVIPHLQRADRLFIIGAGRTGLALKAAAMRLMHFGFTVFVAGETTTPAIRKGDLLIAGSGSGTTATIVRAAEKAVAEGAEVIAFSTSSDSPLANLANLVLIIPAAQKQDHGKTISGQYAGSLFEQALLLLTDAVFQTLWAADGTAAEKLWERHANLE is encoded by the coding sequence ATGAGCAGTCCAGACATCAATCAGCAGGCCATCAGTTTAAAGACAAATCTTGAACTGATATTACAGGAAAACCAGAAATTAGCAGCGCAGATAGATTTTGTTCAGCTAGCCGCCGTAATCCCTCATTTACAGCGGGCAGACCGTCTGTTTATCATTGGTGCAGGGCGTACTGGTCTGGCTTTAAAAGCTGCCGCCATGCGGTTGATGCATTTTGGTTTTACAGTCTTCGTCGCAGGAGAAACAACTACCCCGGCTATCAGAAAAGGAGATCTCCTGATTGCTGGTTCAGGCTCAGGAACAACAGCAACAATTGTCAGGGCAGCTGAAAAAGCTGTTGCCGAAGGTGCAGAAGTAATTGCATTTTCTACCAGCAGCGATTCCCCGCTGGCCAATCTGGCAAACCTGGTATTGATCATACCTGCGGCACAAAAACAAGATCATGGAAAAACCATTTCCGGACAATATGCAGGCAGCCTGTTTGAACAGGCATTACTATTACTGACAGATGCTGTTTTTCAAACCCTGTGGGCTGCAGATGGCACAGCTGCAGAAAAACTCTGGGAAAGACACGCCAATCTTGAATAA
- a CDS encoding CsbD family protein, which produces MDSLELKGKWNELKGKVKQAYAELTEDDLKHEEGKEDELYGKLQQKTGKTRDEVINWLKSL; this is translated from the coding sequence ATGGACAGTTTAGAGTTAAAAGGAAAATGGAATGAGTTGAAAGGTAAAGTTAAGCAGGCATATGCAGAACTTACTGAAGATGATCTTAAACATGAAGAAGGTAAAGAAGATGAGCTTTACGGTAAATTACAGCAAAAAACAGGTAAGACACGTGACGAAGTAATCAACTGGTTAAAATCGTTATAA
- the acs gene encoding acetate--CoA ligase — translation MQIKSLAEYEETYKFSVEQPEEFWAGIAEKFQWKKKWDKVLSWNFTDPQIKWFEGAKLNITENCLDRHLEKNGDKPAIIWESNDPEKPSVTLTYKILHEQVCRFANVLKKNGVKKGDRICIYMPMVPELAIAVLACARIGAVHSVIFGGFSAKSIADRINDSACKLVITADGSFRGNKQIQLKEVIDDALIGCPTVEKVIVLTHTRTPVSMLKGRDLWYEDEIKLVDTICPAEEMDAEDMLFILYTSGSTGKPKGVVHTVGGYMVYAGYTFANAFNYQPDEVFFCTADIGWITGHSYIVYGPLSQGATTLIFEGIPTYPTPSRLWEIVEKHKVNILYTAPTAIRSLMSYGKEPLKGIDMSSLRVLGSVGEPINEEAWHWFDEEVGHKNCPIVDTWWQTETGGLMISPIAFVTPLKPACATLPLPGIQPVLVDENGKEIEGNGVNGNLCIKFPWPGILRTTYGDHERCKQTYFSTYPNLYFTGDGCMRDEDGYYKITGRVDDVINVSGHRIGTAEVENAINMHAGVVESAVVGYPHEVKGQGIYAFVIYPKMHDEPELTKKDILQTVTRVIGAIAKPDKILFVSGLPKTRSGKIMRRILRKIAEGETSNLGDTSTLLDPGVVEEIIGSAQKL, via the coding sequence ATGCAAATTAAATCTTTAGCCGAGTACGAAGAAACCTACAAGTTCAGTGTCGAGCAGCCAGAAGAATTCTGGGCTGGAATAGCAGAAAAATTTCAATGGAAAAAGAAATGGGATAAGGTCTTATCCTGGAATTTCACTGATCCGCAGATTAAATGGTTTGAAGGTGCAAAGCTGAATATTACGGAGAATTGTCTTGATCGTCATCTGGAAAAAAATGGAGATAAACCTGCAATTATCTGGGAATCCAATGATCCGGAGAAACCAAGTGTTACCTTAACTTATAAAATCCTTCACGAACAGGTCTGCCGTTTTGCTAATGTGTTAAAGAAAAATGGGGTAAAAAAAGGCGATCGTATCTGTATATATATGCCGATGGTACCAGAACTGGCTATTGCCGTACTGGCCTGTGCACGTATCGGAGCAGTACATTCGGTTATATTCGGTGGTTTTTCAGCTAAATCGATAGCTGACAGAATAAACGATTCGGCCTGTAAACTGGTTATCACAGCAGATGGCTCTTTCCGCGGGAATAAACAGATCCAGCTTAAAGAAGTTATTGATGATGCGCTGATCGGTTGTCCGACTGTAGAGAAAGTGATTGTACTGACACATACCCGTACACCGGTTTCTATGTTAAAAGGTCGTGATTTATGGTACGAAGATGAAATTAAACTGGTAGATACCATCTGTCCTGCAGAAGAAATGGATGCAGAAGACATGTTGTTTATCTTATATACATCAGGTTCTACCGGTAAGCCAAAAGGTGTGGTTCATACCGTAGGCGGTTATATGGTTTATGCAGGATATACCTTTGCCAATGCATTTAACTATCAGCCTGATGAAGTGTTTTTCTGTACGGCTGATATTGGCTGGATTACCGGGCACTCCTATATAGTATACGGGCCGCTTTCTCAGGGCGCAACCACACTGATATTTGAAGGAATTCCTACTTATCCCACACCATCAAGGTTATGGGAGATTGTAGAAAAACATAAAGTTAATATTCTTTATACAGCACCTACAGCCATCCGTTCGCTGATGAGTTATGGTAAAGAACCGCTGAAAGGAATAGACATGAGCAGTCTGCGTGTTTTAGGCTCAGTCGGAGAACCGATCAATGAAGAAGCATGGCATTGGTTTGATGAAGAAGTAGGTCATAAAAACTGCCCTATTGTAGACACCTGGTGGCAAACGGAAACCGGAGGATTAATGATTTCCCCGATTGCATTCGTAACTCCTTTAAAACCGGCCTGTGCTACTTTACCTTTACCCGGGATTCAGCCTGTACTGGTTGATGAGAACGGTAAGGAGATTGAAGGAAACGGGGTAAACGGTAACCTGTGTATCAAATTCCCGTGGCCGGGTATATTGAGAACCACCTATGGTGATCATGAACGTTGCAAACAGACATATTTCTCTACCTATCCGAATCTTTATTTTACAGGAGATGGCTGTATGCGTGACGAAGACGGTTATTATAAAATTACCGGCAGGGTAGATGATGTGATCAATGTTTCAGGACACAGAATTGGCACAGCCGAGGTAGAAAATGCAATTAATATGCATGCAGGTGTTGTAGAAAGTGCTGTAGTAGGTTATCCGCATGAAGTAAAAGGACAGGGGATTTATGCCTTTGTTATTTATCCTAAAATGCATGATGAGCCTGAATTAACCAAAAAAGATATACTGCAGACCGTAACCCGTGTAATTGGTGCAATAGCCAAACCAGATAAAATACTATTTGTAAGCGGTCTGCCAAAAACACGCTCAGGAAAGATTATGCGCAGGATTCTTCGCAAGATTGCTGAAGGAGAAACATCTAATCTTGGAGATACCAGTACTTTACTTGATCCGGGAGTCGTAGAGGAAATTATCGGTTCTGCGCAGAAGTTATAA
- a CDS encoding M16 family metallopeptidase, translating into MKKKLFLLSCFILAGSSLMAQVGYQWKTASSGGYTYKYVTNDPTKSRFYTLPNGLTVILSENAKEPSIEFRMAVRAGSNTDPRTSTGLAHYLEHLLFKGTDRFGTLNYAKEKPLLDKIEALYEKYHATTDPAKRKEIYALIDKTSGEASNYSIANEYDKMIKSIGGQSTNAHTWYEETVYNEDLPSNAVDKFLAIQSERFRNPVFRIFHTELEAVYEEKNRGLDNDSWKVEEKLNDLLYPTHNYGQQTTIGTIEHLKNPSLVEIRKYYNKYYVPNNMAVVLSGDFKADEMIKKVDHAFSYMKAKPFGLYAPAPEKPLTKIQTADINGPSAEAVKIGYRGYAESTRESMMLDLIARILANGKAGLIDINLNKQQKVLSAGANYEQMKDYGTFVLTAQPKQGQSLEQAKQLVLDQLTALKKGDFDESLIKATVANSKLSLLESFDKNDFRVEAATNEFILNRATKWDKSLSNPDDMAKISKKEIVDFANKFFKDNYVVILKHKGEDKNIQKVDKPLITPVKTNTNETSAFTKNLLSAPSKPIEAKFLDYQKDLNFNKAGIADVVTVQNKENSIFNLTYRFEMGSWNNKLLPYATKYLTYLSTDKYSAEEISKQFYNIACTYSVSVKSDVTTIEISGLQENFDQAVSLVEHVFANCKANEEALKEMKSSILKSRENTKLNKASILTGLMNYAQFGPKNPTNFVLSNEEVKQITSAQLLDILHHINDFRHSINYYGPETVDAFVKNIDKVHVLPQTFTEIPAALKFNYTDNKDNQVYFANYDMVQSEIRWVRNDGIYKPADIAKISLFNSYFGGGMGSIVFQTIRESKALAYSTYAFYSAPDKKEKDNSMMAYVGSQADKMNDAVGAMNELLNVLPESEKNFQSSKANSLNSLETSRITKKAIINSYYADKRLGLDHDSRIDEYKGLQPLTFADIKAFHAGNVANKPYNYCIVASDKKVKTEDMEKFGKLNTLTLEQIFGY; encoded by the coding sequence ATGAAAAAAAAATTATTTCTTTTATCCTGCTTTATTCTTGCCGGGTCATCTCTGATGGCACAGGTGGGATATCAGTGGAAAACGGCCTCCTCGGGCGGATATACCTACAAGTATGTCACTAATGATCCTACCAAATCACGCTTTTATACGCTTCCAAACGGTCTTACTGTAATTCTCTCTGAGAATGCCAAAGAACCAAGTATTGAGTTCCGTATGGCTGTAAGAGCAGGTAGTAATACTGATCCGCGCACTTCTACCGGTCTGGCACATTATCTTGAGCATCTTCTTTTTAAAGGAACTGATCGTTTTGGTACTTTAAACTATGCTAAAGAGAAACCCCTGCTGGATAAAATAGAGGCCCTGTATGAGAAATATCACGCAACAACTGATCCGGCTAAACGTAAAGAAATCTATGCCCTGATTGATAAAACTTCTGGTGAAGCTTCTAATTATTCTATCGCCAATGAGTATGATAAAATGATTAAATCTATTGGCGGGCAATCTACCAATGCCCATACCTGGTATGAAGAAACTGTTTACAATGAAGATTTACCTTCTAATGCCGTAGATAAATTTCTTGCCATACAATCTGAACGTTTCCGTAACCCGGTATTCCGCATTTTCCATACCGAACTGGAAGCCGTTTATGAAGAGAAAAACCGCGGGCTTGATAATGACTCCTGGAAAGTAGAAGAGAAATTGAACGATCTGCTGTACCCTACACATAATTACGGTCAGCAGACTACTATCGGAACTATTGAACATTTAAAAAACCCATCCCTGGTAGAAATACGCAAATACTATAACAAGTATTATGTCCCTAATAATATGGCAGTCGTTTTATCGGGTGATTTTAAAGCTGATGAAATGATCAAAAAGGTAGATCATGCTTTCTCTTATATGAAAGCGAAACCTTTCGGTCTGTATGCTCCGGCTCCCGAAAAACCGTTGACTAAAATTCAGACTGCTGATATTAACGGACCAAGTGCTGAAGCTGTAAAAATTGGTTACAGAGGATATGCTGAAAGTACAAGGGAAAGTATGATGCTTGACCTGATCGCAAGAATTCTTGCCAATGGTAAAGCTGGTCTGATAGATATTAATTTAAACAAACAGCAGAAAGTATTAAGTGCAGGTGCAAACTACGAGCAGATGAAAGATTATGGAACTTTCGTACTGACTGCACAACCTAAACAGGGGCAATCGCTGGAACAGGCCAAACAATTAGTACTTGATCAGCTGACTGCACTGAAAAAAGGTGATTTTGATGAAAGCCTGATTAAAGCTACGGTAGCTAACAGCAAACTGAGTTTACTGGAATCTTTTGATAAAAATGATTTCCGTGTAGAGGCTGCTACAAATGAATTTATCTTAAACCGTGCAACAAAATGGGATAAATCATTAAGCAACCCGGATGATATGGCTAAAATCAGTAAGAAAGAGATAGTTGATTTTGCGAATAAATTCTTCAAAGACAATTATGTAGTTATTTTAAAGCATAAAGGTGAGGATAAAAATATTCAGAAAGTTGACAAGCCCTTAATTACCCCGGTTAAAACCAATACCAATGAAACGTCTGCTTTTACTAAAAATTTACTTTCGGCGCCTTCAAAACCTATTGAAGCAAAATTCCTGGATTACCAGAAAGATCTGAATTTTAATAAAGCGGGCATTGCCGATGTAGTCACTGTCCAGAATAAAGAAAACAGTATTTTCAATCTGACTTATCGTTTTGAGATGGGTTCCTGGAATAATAAATTACTGCCTTATGCTACAAAATACCTGACTTATTTAAGTACGGATAAATATTCAGCAGAAGAGATCAGTAAACAGTTCTACAATATTGCCTGTACTTATTCAGTATCGGTTAAAAGCGACGTGACTACCATTGAAATCAGTGGTTTACAGGAAAACTTTGATCAGGCTGTCAGTTTAGTGGAACATGTATTTGCCAATTGCAAAGCCAATGAGGAAGCTTTGAAAGAGATGAAAAGCAGCATTCTTAAATCAAGGGAAAATACAAAACTGAACAAAGCATCGATTCTTACCGGGCTCATGAACTATGCACAGTTCGGACCTAAAAATCCAACTAATTTTGTATTGAGTAATGAAGAGGTCAAACAAATAACTTCAGCGCAATTACTGGATATTTTACATCACATCAATGATTTCAGACATTCGATTAATTATTATGGTCCTGAAACTGTTGATGCCTTTGTTAAAAACATAGATAAAGTGCATGTACTGCCGCAGACATTCACTGAAATACCTGCAGCTCTTAAATTCAATTATACAGACAACAAAGACAATCAGGTTTATTTTGCCAACTATGATATGGTACAGTCAGAAATCCGCTGGGTAAGAAACGACGGTATTTATAAGCCGGCAGATATAGCTAAAATCAGTCTGTTTAACAGCTATTTTGGTGGCGGAATGGGATCTATAGTTTTCCAGACTATCAGAGAATCCAAAGCACTGGCCTATTCAACCTATGCGTTCTATTCTGCTCCTGATAAGAAAGAAAAAGATAATTCAATGATGGCTTATGTAGGTAGTCAGGCTGATAAAATGAATGATGCAGTTGGTGCAATGAATGAGCTGCTGAATGTTTTACCTGAATCTGAGAAAAACTTTCAGTCTTCGAAGGCGAATTCCTTAAACTCACTGGAGACCTCAAGGATTACTAAAAAAGCCATTATTAACAGTTATTATGCAGATAAAAGATTAGGTCTTGATCATGATTCAAGAATTGATGAATACAAAGGACTACAGCCTTTGACCTTTGCAGATATCAAAGCTTTCCATGCTGGTAATGTGGCTAACAAGCCTTATAATTATTGTATTGTAGCTTCTGATAAAAAAGTAAAAACAGAGGATATGGAGAAATTTGGTAAACTGAACACGCTTACACTGGAGCAGATATTCGGTTATTAA
- the lpxB gene encoding lipid-A-disaccharide synthase, whose product MRYYLVAGEASGDLHGANLMKALKDQDPDAEFRYFGGDKMKAEGGVLAKHYAEMAFMGFTEVLLNLRTIFRNLKTCKEDIRAYAPDVLILIDFPGFNLKIASFGKENGIKVCYYISPKVWAWNQKRVLKIKKIVDHLFCILPFEVDFYREWGMEVDYVGNPLLDEKASFVPDPDFRTKNGLHEGQLIALLPGSRKQEIERLLPAMLSVTAQFTGQQFVVAAAPGFPVVYYQQFIGAKNVRLVFGQTYDLLNVATAAIVASGTATLETALFHVPQVVVYKGGTISIAIARMLVKIKFISLVNLIMNKEVVTELIQEDCNTLNITDNLTRLIDGPWREKMLSDYNDLAKIMGKPGASARTASLILKYLQKN is encoded by the coding sequence ATGAGGTATTATCTTGTAGCAGGTGAGGCCTCCGGTGATCTTCATGGGGCTAACTTAATGAAGGCACTGAAAGATCAGGATCCGGATGCTGAATTCAGATATTTTGGTGGAGATAAAATGAAGGCTGAAGGCGGAGTGCTGGCAAAGCATTATGCTGAGATGGCATTTATGGGATTCACCGAAGTATTGCTTAATCTGCGCACGATATTCAGAAATCTGAAAACCTGTAAAGAGGATATCCGGGCCTATGCTCCTGATGTACTGATCCTGATTGACTTTCCCGGATTTAACTTGAAAATTGCCAGCTTTGGTAAAGAGAACGGGATTAAAGTATGCTATTATATTTCTCCCAAAGTCTGGGCATGGAATCAGAAAAGGGTACTTAAAATTAAAAAGATAGTTGATCATCTGTTCTGCATATTGCCTTTTGAAGTTGATTTTTACAGAGAATGGGGGATGGAAGTCGATTATGTGGGTAATCCTTTACTGGATGAGAAAGCCTCTTTTGTGCCAGATCCGGATTTCCGTACTAAAAATGGCCTGCACGAAGGTCAGTTAATTGCACTGCTTCCGGGAAGTCGTAAACAGGAAATTGAAAGGCTGTTGCCAGCTATGCTTAGTGTGACCGCACAATTTACCGGGCAGCAGTTTGTTGTTGCAGCTGCACCAGGGTTCCCGGTTGTTTATTACCAGCAGTTTATCGGGGCAAAAAATGTCAGACTGGTTTTCGGACAGACTTATGATCTGCTGAATGTGGCTACAGCAGCGATTGTGGCTTCAGGTACGGCAACATTGGAAACTGCCTTGTTTCATGTACCGCAGGTTGTTGTTTATAAAGGAGGTACAATTTCTATAGCCATTGCAAGGATGCTGGTAAAGATTAAATTTATATCTCTTGTCAATCTGATTATGAATAAAGAGGTTGTTACCGAACTGATTCAGGAGGATTGCAATACCCTAAATATTACGGATAATCTGACCAGGCTGATTGATGGTCCCTGGAGAGAGAAAATGCTGAGTGACTATAATGATTTAGCGAAAATCATGGGTAAACCAGGAGCATCTGCCCGGACAGCATCACTGATATTAAAGTATCTGCAAAAAAACTAA
- the rpmB gene encoding 50S ribosomal protein L28: MSRVCDLTGKKAMSGFNVSHSNVKTKRKFYPNLQLQKFYIPDEDRWITLKVSTSAIKTINKVGITEAINRFVKKGFL, translated from the coding sequence ATGTCTAGAGTTTGTGATTTAACCGGAAAAAAGGCTATGAGTGGTTTTAATGTTTCTCACTCAAACGTTAAAACTAAACGTAAGTTTTATCCCAACTTACAACTTCAGAAATTTTATATTCCTGATGAAGACCGTTGGATAACACTGAAAGTTTCTACTTCAGCTATCAAAACCATCAATAAAGTTGGTATTACTGAAGCTATTAACCGTTTCGTAAAAAAAGGATTTTTGTAA
- the surE gene encoding 5'/3'-nucleotidase SurE: protein MKKEQSRPNILVVNDDGVTAPGIRNLIEAVKEFGNVVVVAPDGPQSGMGHAITIGKPLRFDRVHLYEGVEMYKCSGTPVDCVKLAVNRIFKGKKPDLCVSGINHGLNNSINVIYSGTMSAAVEGAIEGIPSVGFSLDDFSEEADFSHCYKFIKTIVRQVLEHGLPQATLLNVNFPKGADLKGIKICRQANAKWAEEFDERKDPYGRPYYWLSGVFQNNDKGEDTDVWALENGFVSVVPVQFDLTAHHAIPILNSWTLND from the coding sequence ATGAAGAAAGAGCAATCCAGACCCAATATTTTAGTAGTAAATGATGATGGTGTTACTGCACCAGGTATCAGGAATCTGATTGAAGCAGTTAAAGAATTTGGCAATGTAGTCGTTGTGGCACCAGATGGTCCGCAGTCAGGTATGGGACATGCAATTACCATTGGAAAGCCCCTGCGTTTTGACCGGGTGCATCTATATGAAGGTGTGGAAATGTATAAATGCTCAGGTACACCGGTAGATTGTGTGAAACTGGCTGTAAATAGAATATTTAAAGGTAAAAAACCTGATTTATGTGTTTCTGGTATTAACCACGGACTCAATAATTCAATCAATGTAATTTATTCAGGAACGATGTCGGCTGCGGTAGAAGGAGCTATTGAAGGTATTCCTTCTGTAGGTTTTTCTCTGGATGATTTCTCTGAAGAAGCGGATTTCAGCCACTGTTATAAATTTATTAAAACTATTGTACGTCAGGTATTGGAACATGGCCTGCCGCAGGCAACTCTGCTGAATGTGAACTTCCCTAAAGGGGCCGATTTAAAAGGAATTAAAATCTGCAGACAGGCCAATGCAAAATGGGCAGAAGAATTTGATGAGCGTAAAGATCCTTATGGTCGTCCTTATTATTGGTTGTCAGGTGTATTTCAGAATAATGATAAAGGAGAAGATACGGATGTATGGGCATTGGAAAATGGTTTCGTATCCGTAGTTCCGGTACAGTTTGATTTAACTGCCCATCATGCTATTCCAATATTAAATTCGTGGACACTGAATGATTAA
- the hxlA gene encoding 3-hexulose-6-phosphate synthase, with the protein MAKLQVAIDLLTTKDALALAAKIAPYIDIIELGTPLIKNEGIAVVTAMKQAHPDKLVFADLKTMDAGELEADIAFKAGADLVTVLGAAGNATIAGAIKAGKTHGKGVVVDTIGVADRVKRAQEVIGLGAEFVELHAGLDEQWTDGYSIQVLIDEAARAGVPVSIAGGVNITNIDAVIKAGVKVAVAGAAIYGAQDPATAAKALREAIDAA; encoded by the coding sequence ATGGCAAAGTTACAGGTAGCAATAGATTTATTAACTACAAAAGACGCATTGGCACTAGCTGCTAAAATCGCTCCTTATATTGATATTATTGAACTGGGTACCCCATTAATTAAAAATGAAGGTATCGCGGTAGTCACTGCAATGAAACAGGCGCATCCTGATAAACTGGTTTTCGCAGATCTGAAAACTATGGATGCAGGTGAACTGGAAGCAGATATTGCTTTTAAGGCAGGTGCCGACTTGGTAACCGTATTGGGTGCAGCAGGTAATGCAACAATTGCCGGCGCAATTAAAGCAGGAAAAACACATGGTAAAGGCGTGGTAGTGGATACAATTGGCGTGGCTGACCGTGTTAAACGTGCTCAGGAAGTCATCGGATTAGGTGCTGAATTCGTAGAACTACATGCTGGTTTAGATGAGCAATGGACTGACGGATACTCTATCCAGGTTTTAATTGACGAGGCCGCGCGTGCAGGTGTACCGGTTTCCATAGCAGGTGGTGTAAATATCACCAACATTGACGCTGTGATTAAAGCCGGCGTAAAAGTAGCCGTTGCCGGAGCTGCGATATATGGAGCCCAGGACCCCGCAACAGCTGCAAAGGCTTTACGCGAAGCAATTGATGCTGCATAA
- the ftsY gene encoding signal recognition particle-docking protein FtsY — translation MGLFDFFKKKETAPEAQEVLNKGLEKTKTGFLNKITKAVAGKSTVDDDVLDNLEEVLVTSDVGVTTTLKIIDRIQDRVAKDKYLSTSELNLILRDEIQLLLAENNSNDFRNFEYGDHKPYVIMVVGVNGVGKTTTIGKLANKLKAEGLKVVLGAADTFRAAAVEQIKLWGERIDVRVVAQAMGSDPASVAFDTIQSAVANGEDVVIIDTAGRLHNKIGLMNELGKIKKVMEKVIPGAPHEILLVLDGSTGQNAFEQCKQFTEATDVNALAITKLDGTAKGGVVIGISDQFKIPVKYIGVGEGVNDLQLFDKKSFVDGLFK, via the coding sequence ATGGGACTATTCGATTTTTTCAAGAAAAAGGAAACTGCTCCTGAAGCTCAGGAAGTATTAAATAAAGGGTTAGAGAAAACTAAAACCGGATTTCTGAATAAAATCACCAAGGCTGTTGCCGGAAAATCAACAGTGGATGATGATGTACTGGACAATCTGGAAGAAGTACTGGTTACCTCGGATGTTGGGGTAACAACAACCCTTAAAATCATTGACAGAATTCAGGACAGGGTGGCAAAAGACAAATACTTGTCTACCTCAGAATTGAATCTGATCCTCCGTGATGAAATCCAGTTATTACTGGCTGAGAATAACAGCAATGATTTCCGCAATTTTGAATACGGAGACCATAAACCCTATGTAATCATGGTAGTCGGTGTCAACGGTGTGGGTAAAACAACGACCATTGGCAAGCTTGCGAACAAACTTAAAGCTGAAGGGCTGAAAGTAGTTCTCGGTGCAGCGGATACCTTCAGGGCAGCAGCCGTTGAACAGATTAAATTATGGGGTGAACGTATTGACGTCAGAGTTGTTGCCCAGGCTATGGGTTCTGATCCTGCGTCTGTCGCATTTGACACGATACAATCGGCAGTTGCCAACGGAGAAGATGTAGTTATCATTGATACTGCAGGCAGACTGCATAATAAAATTGGTCTGATGAACGAACTGGGAAAAATCAAAAAGGTGATGGAAAAGGTAATTCCTGGTGCACCACATGAGATTTTACTGGTACTCGACGGATCAACCGGTCAGAATGCTTTTGAGCAATGTAAACAATTTACAGAAGCTACAGATGTAAATGCACTGGCGATTACCAAACTGGACGGCACAGCCAAAGGTGGTGTAGTCATTGGTATTTCTGACCAGTTTAAAATCCCTGTAAAATACATCGGGGTAGGTGAAGGTGTAAATGACCTTCAATTATTTGATAAAAAATCTTTTGTTGACGGCCTGTTCAAATAA